Genomic segment of Tomitella fengzijianii:
CGCTTCGACGCGCTGCTCCCGCTGGTCATCGGCGCGACGGCGGCCTATGCGGTGTCGGTCCTGACGCTCAAACGCTCGGTGCTCACCGAGAAGATCGCCCGCCGCGGGTTCCACGTGTCGCGTGAATACGACGTGGACCCGTTGGAGATCCTGTTCGTCGGCGAGGTCATGAACAGCACCATCGTCACCTTCGCCCACGACATCACGGTCGACGACGCGTCCGCCACGGTCTCCGGCAACGATCCGGCCACGCGTTCGGACCGCCGCCAGATGCTCTATCCGGTGGTCGACGGGCAGGACAACCTGGTCGGGGTGGTCACCTCAGGGATGCTCGAGACCGCCGCGTACCGGGGCGAGTCGGACGAGTTGCTTTCGGAGCTCGCGGTCGCGCCCATCGTCACCCACCCGGAGGAGACCCTTCGGTCGGCGGCGATGAGCATGACAGAGCACGAGGTGACCAAGATGCCGGTGGTCGACAGGGAACGGCCGCAGCGCGTGCTGGGCATCGTGACCTTGCCGATGCTCCTGGCGGGCAGGCAGAAGGATCTGGACGAGGCGCGCACCACGGAGCGGGTGCTCCGCATCCGCGTGGTGCGCCCGCGGTGGCTCGGCGGGCCGGACGGAAGTAAGTCCGGCGGCGGTGATGCGGGCGGCGGTGATGCGGGCGGCGGCGGTGGCGGCGACAGGGCCGCCGGCGCGGCGATGGGCGCCGGATCGTCCGACTGATCGACCCCCGCCCACGGCCCGTCGGGTGGACTTCTGGTCGGATATCCGCCGGATACCGACCGGAAGTCCACCGAACGCAGGGGCTCGCGTGCGGGGGCCGACGCAGGGACCGAGGGGTGGGGCTATTCGGCCGGCCGCGCGGTCTTCATCGCGCGGTCGAGCTCCCAGAACGCGCGCAGCGACAGCAGATCGCCAGCGTCGTCGACACGGTAGACGAACACGCCCTCCGCGTCGATGACGGTGCCCGCCAGCGTCGTCCGGATGCGCCCGATGTTGGCGACCTCGTCGCCGCAGGCCACCGAGTCATCGATGAGGAACTCGATCGAGTCGGTCTTGGCGATGGCCATGTCCCAGAAGCGGCCGATGGCCTCTTTCCCGTGATGGCCGGAACCCTCGGGGTCGAAGCCGGACTTGCCGACGGGGTCCTCCACCCATCCGTCGTCGGCGAAGATGTCCAGCCAGGCCTGCTTGTCCTTGGCGCGCACCGCCGCCATCGACCGTTGCGACGCCGTGCGCGCCGGGTGCTCGCTCACGCCGTGCCGCCTTCGCCGGCGGGACCTGAGGCGGACGGCGCGGGCTTGTCGGCGCCCACCACCCACATGGAGAAGTACTGCGACCCGCCGCCGTAGGCGTGTCCCAGCGCCTTGCGCGCGCCCTCCACCTGGTGGGCGCCGCCCTTTCCGGTGACCTGGATCGCCGCCTCGGCGAACCGGATCATGCCGGAGGCGCCGATCGGGTTGGAGGAGAGCACGCCGCCGGACGCGTTGACGGGCAGTTTGCCGTCGAGGGCGGTCGCGCCCGACTCGGTGAGCTTCCAGCCCTGGCCCTTCTCGGCGAAACCGAGGTTCTCCAGCCACATCGGCTCGAACCAGGAGAACGGCACGTAGATCTCCGCCGCGTCGATCTCCTCGATCGGGTCGGTGATGCCCGCCTGCTCCCACAGCGCGGCCGCGGCGTCCCGGCCGGCCTGCGGGGAGACCTGGTTGCGGCCGGAGAACCACGTGGGCTCGGTGCGCATGGCGGTGGCGTGGACCCAGGCGACGGGGCGTCCGGCGGCGACGGACTCGTCGGCGCTCGCCTCGTCGCCGATGACCATCGCGCAGGCGCCGTCGGACGACGGGCAGGTCTCGTCATAGCGGATCGGGTCCCACAGCATCTGGGACTTCTGCACGGACTCGACGGTCATGTCCGGCTGGTGCAGGTGCGCGAGCGGGTTGAGCGCGCCGTTGCGCCGGTCCTTCGCGGCCACGATGGCGCCGACGTGCTCGGGCGCCCCGGACTCGCGGATGTATGAGCGCACGTGCGGAGCGAAGTACCCGCCCGCCCCGGCGCCGACGGGCTTGTTGAACGGGATCGGGATCGACAGCGCCCACATCGCGTTGGACTCGGACTGCTTCTCCCACGCGACCACCAGCACCTTGCGGTGGATTCCGGACTGCACCATCTTGGCGCCGACGATGGACGTCGATCCGCCCACCGATCCGGCGGTGTGCACGCGGAACAGCGGCTTGCCCACCGCTCCGAGGGCGTCGGCGGTGGGGAGCTCCGGCATCATCACGCCCTCGAACAGGTCGGGGGCCTTGCCGATGACGATGGCGTCGATCTCGTCGAGGGTCACGCCGGCGTCGTCGAGGGCGCGGTCGATGGCCTCGCGGCACAGCGAGCCCATCGTCACGTCGTGGCGCTTGGCGACGTACTTGGTCTGCCCGGTGCCGAGCACTGCGGCCAGGTTCTTACTCATGGTGTTGGTCTCCTCCTGGCTGGTCAGCGTCGTCCGTCGAGGACGCACACGAGATTCTGCTGCAGCAGTGGGCCGCTGGTGGCATGCCCCAGGGCGCGCTCGGCGCCGCCGTCGATCACGGTTCGTGCCGCGTTGCCGATCCGCTGCAGCCCGGCCGCGAACATCGGGTTGCCGGTGAGCGGGCCGCCGGACGGGTTGATCGCGATCGCGTCGGCCGAACCGTCCAGGCCCAGGGCGGAACGCAGGATCAGCTCCTGGTGCGTGAACGGCGCGTGCAGCTCGGCCACGGTGATCCCCGCGATGTCGCCGCCGGTCGCGCGCTCGCCCGCCCGCGCGGCGGACGGGGCGGTGGTCAGGTCGCGTCCGCCCAGCTCGGCGGAGTCGATGATGTGGTCGAACCCGGTGATCCAGGCGGGGTTGTCGCACAGCTCGAAGGCCCGCCGGCCGCTGGCGAGGACGATCGCCGCCGCGCCGTCGGTGACCGGCGCGATGTCGTGCCGCCGCAAGGGGTCGGCGAGCATCGGCTGAGTCAGCAGCTGCTCGGCGGTCACGTCGTCGGTGACGGTGCCGTCCGGTCCGCGGAAGCCGGAGAACTGCGCCGCCGGATTGCCCACCGCGTCGCGCCGCGAGCGCGCCGCCACCTCTGCCATCGCCGTCTCGTCCCACAGTCCGGCGTCGAGGCCCAGCCGG
This window contains:
- a CDS encoding nuclear transport factor 2 family protein; the encoded protein is MAAVRAKDKQAWLDIFADDGWVEDPVGKSGFDPEGSGHHGKEAIGRFWDMAIAKTDSIEFLIDDSVACGDEVANIGRIRTTLAGTVIDAEGVFVYRVDDAGDLLSLRAFWELDRAMKTARPAE
- a CDS encoding thiolase domain-containing protein, whose amino-acid sequence is MSKNLAAVLGTGQTKYVAKRHDVTMGSLCREAIDRALDDAGVTLDEIDAIVIGKAPDLFEGVMMPELPTADALGAVGKPLFRVHTAGSVGGSTSIVGAKMVQSGIHRKVLVVAWEKQSESNAMWALSIPIPFNKPVGAGAGGYFAPHVRSYIRESGAPEHVGAIVAAKDRRNGALNPLAHLHQPDMTVESVQKSQMLWDPIRYDETCPSSDGACAMVIGDEASADESVAAGRPVAWVHATAMRTEPTWFSGRNQVSPQAGRDAAAALWEQAGITDPIEEIDAAEIYVPFSWFEPMWLENLGFAEKGQGWKLTESGATALDGKLPVNASGGVLSSNPIGASGMIRFAEAAIQVTGKGGAHQVEGARKALGHAYGGGSQYFSMWVVGADKPAPSASGPAGEGGTA
- a CDS encoding thiolase domain-containing protein; translated protein: MTSTTSAARPAALTPETVTDDDVAVVAFCQSPSVRHSYSTTNGTEMLVPIFQQLYKDLGITRRDIGFWCSGSSDYMSGRAFSFISSVDAIGAVPPIDESHVEMDGAWAMYEAYVKLKTGETDTAVAYGFGKSSAGDLRRTLALQTDPYVVAPLWPDSLALAGMQARLGLDAGLWDETAMAEVAARSRRDAVGNPAAQFSGFRGPDGTVTDDVTAEQLLTQPMLADPLRRHDIAPVTDGAAAIVLASGRRAFELCDNPAWITGFDHIIDSAELGGRDLTTAPSAARAGERATGGDIAGITVAELHAPFTHQELILRSALGLDGSADAIAINPSGGPLTGNPMFAAGLQRIGNAARTVIDGGAERALGHATSGPLLQQNLVCVLDGRR